In Pseudocalidococcus azoricus BACA0444, a single genomic region encodes these proteins:
- a CDS encoding DUF3177 family protein, whose product MTLDLLQKLVWMDFRLAVLFTVVLPLGLLLWAVIQNAQAITQLLIIYWRIASLLAITVYLMIAQWPVSYVSGFAALILIPLSLWFWVDLNEEVADRRDTLGLVFNSWRWGVTLYCILAALGQAVFLDCAFIPGAIRRTACQAWLQPPLMFKAMFHAQAKPGTLGFFAVVALVIYVLYLGYFVFIRLPKQGRSATGL is encoded by the coding sequence CTGACTTTAGACCTCCTCCAGAAACTTGTTTGGATGGATTTTCGTTTAGCGGTCTTGTTCACCGTGGTGTTGCCCTTGGGGTTGCTCCTGTGGGCCGTGATTCAAAATGCCCAGGCCATCACTCAGTTATTGATTATTTATTGGCGGATCGCCAGCTTGTTAGCCATTACGGTTTATCTGATGATTGCCCAATGGCCGGTCAGTTATGTGAGTGGGTTTGCGGCGTTAATTTTGATTCCCCTCAGTTTATGGTTTTGGGTGGACTTAAATGAGGAGGTGGCAGATCGCCGGGATACCCTTGGCCTGGTCTTTAATAGTTGGCGGTGGGGAGTAACCCTCTACTGTATTTTGGCGGCATTGGGGCAAGCTGTATTTTTAGATTGTGCCTTTATTCCTGGGGCGATTAGGCGCACTGCCTGCCAGGCCTGGTTACAACCCCCACTCATGTTCAAAGCCATGTTCCATGCCCAGGCTAAACCGGGAACCCTCGGCTTCTTTGCCGTTGTGGCCCTGGTGATTTATGTCCTCTATCTGGGCTATTTTGTCTTTATCCGCTTACCCA